The Blautia hydrogenotrophica DSM 10507 genome window below encodes:
- the argB gene encoding acetylglutamate kinase has product MVNQKYLDKAEVLIEALPYIQRFNRKIVVVKYGGSAMIDQELKENVIKDVVLLKLVGFKPIIVHGGGKEISRWVGKVGMEPRFINGLRVTDEATMELAEMVLAKVNKELVTLVQSLGIKAVGISGKDGGLLQVEKKYSDGQDIGYVGEVTQVNPKILYDLLEKDFLPIVFPVGTDEEFKTYNINADDAACAIAEAVHAEKLAFLSDIEGVCRDVNDPSTLISELHVHEAEKLISDGYVGGGMIPKIKNCIDAIENGVNRVHILDGRIPHSLLLEIFTNKGIGTAILREDGEKYYHEN; this is encoded by the coding sequence ATGGTAAATCAAAAATATCTGGATAAGGCTGAAGTACTTATTGAGGCATTGCCCTATATACAGCGTTTTAACAGAAAGATTGTAGTTGTAAAGTACGGCGGCAGTGCGATGATTGACCAGGAGCTGAAGGAAAATGTGATTAAGGATGTGGTGCTTCTGAAACTGGTAGGCTTTAAGCCGATCATCGTCCACGGCGGCGGAAAGGAGATCAGCCGTTGGGTAGGAAAAGTTGGAATGGAACCGCGATTTATCAATGGACTGCGTGTTACAGATGAAGCCACCATGGAGCTGGCAGAGATGGTGCTTGCAAAGGTGAACAAGGAATTAGTAACACTGGTGCAGTCCCTGGGAATTAAGGCAGTGGGAATCAGCGGAAAGGACGGAGGCCTTCTGCAAGTGGAGAAGAAATACTCCGACGGACAGGACATCGGCTATGTGGGAGAGGTGACCCAGGTTAATCCTAAGATTCTCTATGATCTGTTGGAAAAGGATTTTCTGCCTATTGTTTTTCCGGTGGGAACAGATGAGGAGTTTAAGACCTACAATATCAATGCAGATGATGCCGCTTGTGCGATTGCCGAGGCAGTGCACGCAGAAAAACTGGCATTTCTGTCCGACATTGAAGGCGTGTGCAGGGATGTCAATGACCCGAGCACGTTAATCTCGGAGCTTCATGTGCATGAGGCCGAGAAGCTGATCTCGGACGGCTATGTGGGCGGTGGAATGATACCGAAAATTAAGAACTGCATTGACGCCATTGAAAACGGGGTAAACCGGGTGCACATTCTGGACGGAAGAATCCCGCACAGCCTGCTGTTGGAGATCTTTACGAACAAAGGAATTGGAACTGCGATTTTAAGAGAAGACGGGGAGAAATATTATCATGAGAACTGA
- a CDS encoding TetR/AcrR family transcriptional regulator — MPPKFKFTREQIITAALDVTRKNGIAGLTARGLAAELGSSSKPIFGLFQNMEEVQNEVLSAAYMLYHSYIQKGMTDGKYPPYKASGIAYIQFAKEEKELFKLLFMRDRTGEKIEENREEMRPMLNLIMKNLGIDEDKAYFFHLELWLYVHGIATMIATNYLEWDIEFIDKALTDAYQGLKNHYAARSTNNERKNL, encoded by the coding sequence ATGCCGCCTAAATTCAAGTTTACAAGAGAACAAATCATAACTGCCGCTTTAGATGTCACGAGAAAAAATGGGATTGCAGGATTAACCGCAAGAGGTTTAGCGGCAGAACTTGGCTCGTCCTCTAAGCCTATCTTTGGCTTATTTCAAAATATGGAAGAAGTACAAAACGAGGTCCTATCTGCCGCATATATGCTGTATCATTCCTATATCCAAAAAGGTATGACAGACGGGAAATACCCGCCTTATAAAGCAAGCGGTATCGCATATATTCAGTTTGCAAAAGAAGAAAAGGAACTATTCAAACTGCTTTTTATGCGTGACAGAACAGGGGAAAAGATAGAAGAAAACCGTGAAGAAATGCGTCCAATGCTAAATCTCATTATGAAAAATTTAGGTATTGATGAGGATAAAGCATACTTTTTTCATTTGGAACTATGGCTGTATGTTCACGGTATCGCGACAATGATAGCAACCAATTATCTTGAATGGGATATTGAATTTATTGACAAGGCACTTACCGACGCTTATCAGGGATTAAAAAATCATTATGCAGCAAGGAGTACTAATAATGAAAGAAAAAATTTATGA
- the argJ gene encoding bifunctional glutamate N-acetyltransferase/amino-acid acetyltransferase ArgJ, which produces MKKTEGGVTAAKGFLAASTAAGIKKNGSMDMAMIYSEVPCVAAGTFTTNVVKAAPVKWDRKIVYDYPTAQAIVCNSGIANACTGTEGYNYCEKTAQAAGECLNIEKYSVLVASTGVIGQQLPMGKLEAGVRAMATKLDNSLVAGTAAAEAIMTTDTRKKEIAVSVEIGGKEVVIGGMCKGSGMIHPNMCTMLSFVTTDAAIDKDLLQQALSSSVRDTYNMVSVDGDTSTNDTVLLLANGLAQNEKIVEKGEDYEKFLEALNEVNTYLAKCIAGDGEGATALFEVKIIGAKSKEQAAVLSKSVVTSNLTKAAIYGHDANWGRILCAMGYSGAQFDPEKVDLFFESTAGRIQIIENGVALDYSEEEATKILSEEVVTAVADIKMGDCMATAWGCDLTYDYVKINADYRS; this is translated from the coding sequence ATGAAAAAAACAGAAGGCGGAGTGACGGCGGCAAAAGGCTTTTTGGCTGCCTCCACAGCAGCCGGGATTAAGAAAAACGGTTCTATGGATATGGCGATGATTTACAGCGAGGTTCCCTGTGTGGCGGCAGGGACATTCACTACAAATGTGGTGAAAGCGGCACCTGTGAAATGGGACAGGAAGATCGTATACGATTACCCCACTGCTCAGGCAATAGTCTGCAACAGTGGAATCGCCAACGCCTGTACAGGGACTGAAGGATATAATTACTGTGAGAAGACTGCCCAGGCCGCGGGCGAGTGCTTGAATATTGAGAAGTACAGCGTGTTGGTGGCTTCCACAGGAGTGATCGGTCAGCAGCTTCCTATGGGGAAATTAGAGGCGGGAGTGCGCGCGATGGCGACGAAGCTGGACAACAGTCTGGTAGCAGGTACCGCGGCGGCTGAAGCGATTATGACCACAGATACCAGAAAAAAGGAGATTGCGGTGTCCGTGGAAATTGGAGGAAAAGAAGTCGTGATCGGCGGTATGTGCAAGGGTTCCGGAATGATTCATCCGAATATGTGTACCATGTTAAGTTTCGTCACCACAGATGCGGCGATTGACAAAGACCTGCTTCAGCAGGCGCTCAGTTCTAGTGTCCGGGACACTTATAATATGGTCTCTGTGGATGGGGATACTTCCACCAATGATACAGTGCTTCTGCTGGCTAATGGCTTGGCTCAGAACGAGAAGATTGTGGAAAAGGGAGAAGACTATGAGAAGTTTCTGGAGGCTCTCAATGAAGTCAACACCTATCTGGCGAAATGTATTGCCGGAGACGGAGAAGGAGCAACTGCTCTCTTTGAGGTGAAGATCATCGGCGCGAAAAGCAAGGAACAGGCGGCAGTGTTGAGTAAGTCTGTGGTGACTTCCAATCTGACGAAGGCGGCGATCTATGGACATGATGCAAACTGGGGAAGGATTCTGTGTGCCATGGGATATTCTGGGGCGCAGTTTGACCCTGAGAAGGTGGATCTTTTCTTTGAGAGTACGGCGGGTAGGATACAGATTATCGAAAATGGAGTGGCTTTGGACTATAGTGAAGAGGAAGCTACGAAGATTCTGTCAGAGGAGGTGGTTACTGCGGTGGCGGACATCAAGATGGGCGACTGTATGGCTACAGCCTGGGGCTGTGATCTGACCTATGACTATGTGAAGATCAATGCGGATTACCGTTCCTAG
- a CDS encoding alpha/beta fold hydrolase, which yields MKEKIYENQGIRLKYYEVENRFQPLVFIHAQGVDGQSYANVAKQLSKKFHIYSVDCYGHGGSLHNPEEYNIKSISHAIIDFIENEIGQKVWLLGHSSGGLIAAYIAAETELCEMLILEDPPFFASQGERRKSTFNYIDLSTVCHTYISQEEKSDFVLYYFCNQYAWNLFPEHSRDKVKGKLVKMAAAYRTKHPSKDLKVLFWPKAALAGFQGMNHYDPLFGEAFYTDSFHCGILHEDILRKISCKTIFMKAQTNINSDGILMAALNDDDSKRVSELIGNCKIVRFDCGHGIHIEKPKEFVKYLLNL from the coding sequence ATGAAAGAAAAAATTTATGAAAATCAAGGTATACGATTGAAATACTATGAAGTTGAAAACCGTTTTCAGCCTTTGGTTTTCATTCACGCTCAAGGTGTAGATGGACAGAGCTATGCGAATGTAGCTAAACAGCTTTCAAAAAAATTTCATATCTATTCCGTTGACTGTTACGGTCACGGCGGCAGCCTGCATAATCCCGAAGAATATAATATAAAATCTATCAGTCATGCGATAATAGATTTTATTGAAAATGAAATCGGTCAAAAGGTGTGGCTGCTGGGACATTCTTCCGGTGGTTTGATTGCCGCATATATTGCCGCAGAAACAGAACTTTGTGAAATGCTGATATTAGAAGACCCTCCTTTTTTCGCTTCTCAGGGAGAACGCAGAAAAAGTACCTTCAATTATATTGACCTATCAACAGTATGTCATACATACATTTCACAGGAAGAAAAAAGTGACTTTGTACTTTACTATTTTTGCAATCAATACGCATGGAATTTATTCCCTGAACATTCGAGAGATAAAGTAAAAGGCAAATTAGTAAAAATGGCGGCAGCCTATCGCACAAAGCACCCTTCAAAAGATTTGAAAGTACTGTTTTGGCCGAAGGCCGCATTAGCAGGTTTTCAGGGTATGAATCATTATGATCCTCTATTCGGAGAGGCATTTTATACCGACAGTTTTCATTGTGGAATTCTGCATGAAGATATTTTGAGAAAAATTAGCTGTAAAACAATTTTTATGAAAGCCCAAACAAATATCAACTCTGACGGAATATTGATGGCTGCGTTAAATGACGATGATTCGAAAAGAGTTTCGGAGCTAATTGGCAACTGCAAAATCGTTCGTTTTGATTGTGGACATGGTATCCATATTGAAAAGCCAAAAGAATTTGTGAAATACCTATTAAACTTATAA
- a CDS encoding carbon-nitrogen hydrolase family protein — MNSIKVALLQTHVSEKKEENLSVVREKLRALRAEKPDLVTLPEMFNCPYQTDQFPVYAEPQGGESWQALSCMAKEEGIYLAAGSVPEVDEEGKVYNTAYVFDRQGRQIAKHRKMHLFDINVTGGQYFKESDTLTAGDAITVFDTEFGRMGICICFDIRFPELSRLMAQEGARLILIPGAFNMTTGPAHWELSFRARALDNQVYMLGTAPARDEKSSYTSWGHSIVVNPWGEVQAQLDEKEGCLVQELNLDEIDRIRRDLPLLSSRRLDLYQLRGRR; from the coding sequence ATGAACTCAATAAAAGTCGCGTTGCTTCAGACCCATGTGTCTGAGAAAAAAGAGGAAAATCTGTCTGTGGTTCGAGAAAAGCTGCGGGCGCTTCGGGCGGAAAAGCCGGATTTGGTAACGCTGCCGGAGATGTTTAACTGTCCGTATCAGACCGACCAGTTTCCGGTCTACGCGGAGCCGCAGGGTGGTGAGAGCTGGCAGGCTCTAAGCTGCATGGCGAAGGAGGAAGGGATTTATCTAGCAGCTGGGTCTGTCCCGGAGGTGGATGAAGAAGGAAAGGTGTACAACACGGCCTATGTCTTTGACCGACAGGGAAGACAGATCGCAAAGCATAGGAAAATGCACTTGTTCGATATCAATGTGACGGGAGGTCAGTATTTTAAGGAGTCAGACACACTGACGGCAGGGGATGCCATAACCGTGTTTGATACGGAGTTCGGCAGGATGGGAATCTGCATCTGTTTTGATATACGTTTCCCGGAGCTGTCAAGATTGATGGCGCAGGAGGGCGCGAGGCTGATTTTGATTCCTGGGGCTTTCAACATGACCACAGGGCCCGCTCATTGGGAACTTTCCTTTAGGGCCAGAGCTTTGGATAACCAGGTGTATATGTTGGGGACGGCGCCAGCCAGAGATGAGAAGAGCAGCTATACTTCCTGGGGACATTCCATCGTTGTGAATCCTTGGGGGGAGGTGCAGGCACAGTTAGACGAGAAGGAGGGGTGTCTGGTTCAGGAACTGAACCTGGATGAGATTGACCGCATCCGCCGAGACCTGCCACTTTTGTCCAGCCGTCGGCTGGATTTGTATCAGCTCCGGGGACGGAGATAG
- the argC gene encoding N-acetyl-gamma-glutamyl-phosphate reductase, with translation MIKAGIIGATGYAGSELVRLLLGHSQVEIKWLGSRSYVGQKYAGIYQNFFQLIDEKCLDDNMEELARQVDVIFTATPQGLCASLINEGILSQAKVVDLSADFRIKDVKKYEQWYGMEHKSPQFVEEAVYGLCEINREEIKKARLIANPGCYPTCSTLSIYPLLKEGLIDPNTIIIDAKSGTSGAGRGAKVDNLYCEVNENIKAYGVASHRHTPEIEDQLGYACGKEVLINFTPHLVPMNRGILVTAYASLTKDVTYEEVRAAYDKYYEKEQFVRVMDKDICPQTKWVEGSNYVDVNFKIDPRTKRVIMMGALDNVVKGAAGQAVQNMNLMFGLNEAEGLYQIPMCP, from the coding sequence ATGATAAAAGCAGGAATTATCGGAGCAACTGGCTATGCAGGTTCAGAACTGGTTCGGCTTTTGCTGGGACACAGTCAGGTGGAGATCAAATGGTTGGGCTCGAGAAGTTATGTGGGTCAGAAATACGCGGGAATTTATCAGAACTTTTTTCAGCTGATTGATGAGAAATGTTTGGATGACAATATGGAGGAGTTGGCGAGACAGGTGGATGTGATCTTTACGGCGACTCCCCAGGGTCTGTGCGCTTCATTAATCAATGAAGGAATTTTATCGCAGGCTAAGGTCGTGGATTTGAGCGCGGATTTCAGAATTAAAGATGTGAAAAAGTACGAGCAGTGGTATGGAATGGAACACAAATCCCCACAGTTTGTGGAGGAAGCGGTCTACGGTCTGTGCGAGATTAATCGGGAGGAGATTAAGAAGGCCCGGCTGATCGCGAATCCAGGCTGTTATCCCACCTGTTCGACGCTGTCCATTTATCCGTTGCTAAAGGAAGGGCTGATCGACCCGAATACCATCATCATCGACGCGAAGTCAGGGACCTCCGGGGCAGGCAGAGGAGCGAAGGTGGACAATCTGTACTGTGAAGTCAATGAAAATATCAAGGCATATGGGGTGGCTTCCCACCGTCACACGCCGGAGATCGAAGACCAGCTGGGGTACGCCTGCGGCAAAGAGGTTTTGATTAATTTCACCCCTCATCTGGTGCCTATGAACCGGGGAATTCTGGTTACAGCCTATGCGTCTTTAACGAAGGATGTGACTTACGAAGAGGTCAGGGCGGCCTATGACAAGTATTATGAGAAAGAGCAGTTCGTCCGTGTGATGGACAAAGATATTTGCCCTCAGACAAAATGGGTGGAGGGCAGCAACTATGTAGATGTGAATTTCAAGATTGATCCAAGGACAAAACGTGTCATTATGATGGGGGCTTTGGATAATGTGGTAAAAGGTGCTGCCGGGCAGGCAGTACAGAATATGAACCTGATGTTTGGCTTAAACGAGGCGGAGGGACTATATCAGATTCCCATGTGCCCGTAG
- a CDS encoding FAD-dependent oxidoreductase, protein MDDNLKNFYDVVVIGGGPAGLTAALYLARARYRVLVVEKDHFGGQITITSEVVNYPGVERTSGTALTDTMRKQAQSFGAEFLLAEVEGLMLNGDVKAVKTSRGELQCFGVLLATGAHPRMVGFKGEEEFRGHGVAYCATCDGEFFTGKEVFVVGGGFVAAEESVFLTKYARHVTILIREEDFTCAKTTAQLARDHEKITILTNTQVEEVAGDSSLTYLRYKNTKTGQVTEYRSAEGETFGVFVFAGYAPATELIRGLAELNEQGYVITDRSQRTDVEGLYAAGDVCVKPLRQVVTAVGEGALAATELEKYAAAMQCKTGIYPVIEKAITGSSEEKEQSAGGLFTADMLAQLNTVFEKMESKLRLRLFLDDTGISRELCQYMEELCALTNKLSVEQAENAEPSMALPCVQVCREDGSCTGLAFHGVPGGHEFTSFVLGLYNAAGPGQALDEDTKAGIQAIGRRVDMKVLVSLSCTMCPELVTAAQKIAAENPNVTAEIYDLNHYPDLREKYQVMSVPCLVINDSQVTFGKKNVRQLLELLKD, encoded by the coding sequence ATGGACGATAACTTGAAAAATTTTTATGATGTCGTGGTGATCGGCGGAGGCCCGGCCGGGCTGACGGCAGCGCTGTATTTGGCCAGGGCCCGCTACCGAGTCCTGGTGGTGGAGAAAGATCATTTTGGTGGCCAGATCACGATTACTTCTGAGGTGGTGAACTATCCCGGAGTGGAGAGAACCTCAGGCACTGCGCTCACAGATACCATGAGAAAACAAGCCCAGAGTTTCGGAGCGGAATTTCTACTGGCGGAGGTGGAAGGGCTGATGCTAAACGGCGATGTGAAGGCAGTAAAGACCAGCCGAGGAGAGTTGCAGTGCTTTGGGGTGCTGCTGGCTACCGGAGCTCATCCCAGAATGGTAGGTTTCAAAGGTGAAGAAGAGTTTCGAGGACACGGAGTGGCATACTGTGCTACCTGTGACGGAGAGTTTTTCACAGGCAAGGAGGTCTTTGTGGTGGGAGGCGGCTTTGTCGCTGCGGAAGAGAGTGTTTTTCTGACAAAATATGCCCGCCATGTAACGATTCTCATCCGAGAGGAGGATTTTACCTGTGCAAAGACCACCGCACAGCTCGCGAGGGACCATGAGAAGATCACGATTCTGACTAACACCCAGGTGGAAGAGGTCGCAGGAGATTCTTCTTTGACATATCTGCGCTATAAAAACACGAAGACCGGACAGGTGACGGAGTACCGTTCGGCAGAAGGGGAGACCTTCGGCGTCTTTGTTTTTGCCGGATATGCGCCGGCCACAGAACTGATACGAGGGCTGGCAGAATTGAATGAACAAGGCTATGTCATCACGGACCGTAGCCAGAGGACGGATGTAGAAGGACTCTACGCGGCGGGAGATGTGTGTGTGAAACCGCTGCGCCAGGTAGTTACCGCAGTGGGAGAGGGAGCCCTGGCTGCCACTGAGTTGGAGAAATACGCAGCGGCGATGCAGTGTAAGACTGGAATCTATCCGGTGATAGAGAAGGCTATAACGGGCAGCAGCGAGGAGAAAGAGCAGTCCGCGGGCGGTCTGTTTACCGCGGATATGCTGGCGCAGCTGAACACAGTCTTTGAAAAGATGGAATCGAAGCTGAGACTGAGGCTTTTCTTAGATGATACCGGTATTTCTAGGGAACTGTGTCAATATATGGAGGAGCTTTGTGCACTGACGAACAAGCTGTCTGTGGAGCAGGCGGAGAATGCAGAGCCGTCCATGGCGCTTCCCTGCGTGCAAGTGTGCCGTGAGGACGGTAGCTGCACAGGACTGGCCTTTCACGGAGTCCCAGGAGGACATGAATTCACCTCCTTTGTGCTGGGACTGTACAATGCGGCCGGGCCGGGACAGGCTCTCGACGAAGATACGAAGGCCGGGATTCAGGCCATCGGCCGGAGAGTGGACATGAAGGTTCTGGTTTCTTTGTCCTGTACGATGTGTCCGGAGCTGGTGACCGCTGCTCAGAAGATCGCGGCAGAGAATCCGAATGTGACGGCGGAGATCTATGATTTGAACCATTATCCGGATTTGAGAGAAAAATACCAGGTCATGAGTGTTCCGTGCCTGGTCATCAATGACAGCCAGGTGACATTTGGAAAGAAGAATGTCCGCCAGCTGCTGGAATTGTTGAAAGATTAA
- a CDS encoding argininosuccinate synthase, translating to MKEKVILAYSGGLDTTAIIPWLKENFDYEVICCCIDCGQGEELDGLEERAKLSGASKLYIENIIDEFCDDYIMPCVKAGAVYENKYLLGTSMARPVIAKKLVEIARKEGASAICHGATGKGNDQIRFELGIKALAPDLKIIAPWRMTDVWTMQSREDEIEYCKQHGINLPFSADNSYSRDRNLWHISHEGLELEDPAQEPNYDHLLVLGVSPEKAPDEAEYVTMTFEAGVPKTLNGKAMKVSEIITELNKLGGKHGIGIVDIVENRVVGMKSRGVYETPGGTILMEAHDQLEELVLDRATMEVKKDMGNKMAQIVYEGKWFTPLREAVQAFVESTQKYVTGEVKFKLYKGNIIKAGTSSPYSLYSESLASFTTGDLYDHHDASGFITLFGLPLKVRAMKMAEVEANKEK from the coding sequence ATGAAAGAAAAAGTAATTTTGGCATATTCCGGTGGCCTGGACACTACCGCCATCATCCCATGGTTAAAGGAAAACTTTGACTACGAAGTAATTTGCTGCTGCATTGACTGCGGCCAGGGCGAAGAGTTAGATGGATTGGAGGAGCGCGCAAAGCTTTCCGGCGCTTCTAAATTATACATTGAAAATATTATTGATGAATTCTGCGACGATTACATCATGCCTTGCGTAAAAGCAGGTGCCGTATACGAGAACAAATACCTACTGGGAACTTCCATGGCACGCCCGGTAATCGCAAAAAAGCTGGTGGAAATCGCCAGAAAAGAAGGGGCTTCTGCCATCTGCCACGGTGCGACCGGAAAGGGAAACGATCAAATTCGTTTTGAGTTGGGTATTAAAGCTCTGGCTCCGGACCTGAAAATTATCGCTCCATGGCGTATGACCGACGTTTGGACCATGCAATCCCGTGAAGATGAAATCGAATACTGCAAACAGCATGGAATCAATCTGCCGTTCTCCGCAGACAACAGCTACAGCCGTGACCGTAACCTGTGGCACATCAGCCATGAGGGACTGGAGCTGGAAGATCCAGCTCAGGAACCAAACTACGATCATCTGCTGGTTCTGGGTGTTTCCCCGGAGAAAGCTCCTGACGAGGCAGAGTACGTGACCATGACTTTTGAGGCTGGTGTTCCAAAAACTCTGAACGGCAAAGCAATGAAAGTCTCTGAAATCATCACTGAGTTGAACAAGCTGGGTGGAAAACACGGCATCGGCATCGTAGATATCGTAGAAAACCGTGTGGTTGGAATGAAATCCCGCGGCGTCTACGAGACTCCTGGTGGAACGATTCTGATGGAAGCCCATGACCAGCTGGAAGAACTTGTTTTGGACCGCGCTACCATGGAAGTGAAAAAAGACATGGGAAATAAGATGGCTCAGATCGTATATGAAGGAAAATGGTTCACTCCTCTGCGCGAGGCAGTTCAAGCTTTTGTGGAGTCCACTCAGAAATATGTAACCGGAGAAGTAAAATTCAAACTCTATAAAGGCAACATCATCAAAGCTGGAACCTCCTCTCCGTACAGCCTGTACAGTGAGTCTTTGGCCTCCTTCACCACCGGAGACCTCTACGATCATCACGACGCTTCTGGTTTCATAACTTTATTCGGACTGCCGTTGAAAGTGCGTGCTATGAAGATGGCGGAAGTGGAAGCCAATAAAGAAAAATAA
- a CDS encoding aspartate aminotransferase family protein, with translation MRTENLMEESEVNILHTYNRFPVVLDRGEGVYLYDVEGKKYLDFAAGIAVNALGYHYPGYDEALKEQIDKLMHVSNLYYNEPVIEAGAKLVLASRMSKVFFTNSGTEAIEGALKAAKKYAYTRDGHAGHEIIAMNHSFHGRSIGALAVTGTAHYREPFEPLMGGVRFANFNDLESVKAQITDRTCAIITEVVQGEGGIYPADQEFLEGLRQICDEKDIVLIFDEIQCGMGRTGHYFAWQGYGVKPDVMTCAKALGSGVPVGAFVLNEKLAKSSLEPGDHGTTYGGNPLVCAAVSKVFQIFERDMILAHVQELTPYLEGKLDEIVDNYDCVAGRRGKGFMQGLVIQDRPVGEVINRALENGLLVISAGSDVLRLVPPLVITTEHVDEMIEKLKKSLE, from the coding sequence ATGAGAACTGAGAATCTAATGGAAGAGTCAGAGGTTAACATTCTGCATACCTATAACCGTTTTCCGGTGGTTTTGGACCGGGGCGAGGGCGTTTATCTGTACGATGTAGAGGGGAAAAAATACCTGGATTTTGCAGCGGGAATCGCCGTAAATGCGTTGGGATATCACTACCCAGGCTACGATGAGGCGCTGAAAGAACAGATAGACAAGCTGATGCATGTATCGAATCTGTACTACAATGAACCGGTCATCGAGGCCGGTGCCAAGCTGGTACTGGCCAGCCGTATGAGTAAGGTTTTTTTTACCAACAGTGGTACGGAGGCCATTGAAGGAGCGCTGAAGGCGGCGAAAAAGTATGCCTATACAAGAGACGGCCATGCGGGACATGAGATCATTGCCATGAACCATTCTTTCCACGGCAGGAGCATCGGAGCTTTGGCAGTGACTGGAACTGCTCATTACCGGGAGCCGTTTGAACCGCTGATGGGAGGTGTCAGGTTTGCGAATTTTAACGATCTGGAGAGCGTGAAAGCCCAGATCACAGACAGGACCTGCGCTATTATCACAGAGGTAGTCCAAGGCGAGGGGGGGATTTATCCGGCAGATCAGGAGTTTTTGGAAGGGCTGCGTCAAATCTGTGATGAGAAAGATATTGTGCTGATTTTTGATGAGATTCAGTGCGGAATGGGAAGGACCGGACATTATTTCGCGTGGCAAGGCTACGGCGTAAAGCCGGACGTGATGACCTGTGCAAAAGCCTTGGGAAGCGGCGTGCCGGTAGGGGCATTCGTGTTGAATGAAAAACTGGCGAAGTCGTCTTTGGAGCCGGGAGACCATGGCACTACTTATGGAGGAAATCCCCTGGTTTGCGCGGCAGTCAGCAAGGTGTTTCAGATCTTTGAGAGAGATATGATCTTAGCTCATGTGCAGGAGCTGACCCCGTATCTGGAAGGAAAACTGGATGAGATTGTGGATAACTATGACTGTGTGGCTGGACGGCGTGGAAAAGGTTTCATGCAAGGGCTGGTGATCCAGGACAGACCTGTGGGTGAGGTGATTAATCGGGCTCTGGAAAATGGCTTGTTGGTCATCAGCGCCGGAAGCGACGTGCTGCGTCTGGTGCCGCCGTTGGTGATTACGACAGAGCATGTGGATGAGATGATAGAAAAATTAAAGAAGAGTCTGGAATAG
- a CDS encoding DUF2000 domain-containing protein: MNPKNEKCVMIINQNLPAGVAANTAAIMGISLGKQKPQIVGPDVADKNGRYRPGIIEFPVPILKGSSENMQEIYRKLLLPEFSSLTAIDFTDLAQGCKTYEEFIEKMSKSPVDSLQYLGLTLCGPKKKVNKLTGNLPLLR; encoded by the coding sequence ATGAATCCTAAAAATGAAAAATGTGTCATGATTATCAACCAAAATCTACCCGCCGGCGTAGCTGCCAACACTGCCGCTATCATGGGAATCTCCCTGGGCAAACAAAAACCCCAGATTGTGGGTCCAGATGTGGCAGACAAAAACGGGCGCTACCGCCCTGGAATCATAGAATTCCCAGTTCCTATTCTCAAAGGCTCCTCTGAAAACATGCAGGAGATTTATCGAAAACTTCTGCTCCCGGAATTCTCATCCCTTACTGCCATAGACTTTACAGATCTGGCCCAGGGCTGCAAAACCTACGAGGAGTTCATAGAAAAAATGTCCAAATCCCCCGTAGATTCTCTTCAATACCTAGGACTGACTCTGTGCGGCCCAAAGAAAAAAGTAAACAAACTGACCGGGAATCTGCCCCTTTTGAGATGA
- the ahpC gene encoding alkyl hydroperoxide reductase subunit C — protein sequence MAMIHKEISDFTVQAYLNNEFKTVTKEDILGKWSVFFFYPADFTFVCPTELEDLANKYEEFKEIGCEIYSVSCDTHFVHKAWHDASERIQKIQYPMLADPTHALAKDFEVYIEESGVAERGSFIVNPQGQIVAYEVIAGNVGRNADELLRRVQASQFVAEHGDEVCPAKWQPGADTLKPSLDLVGQL from the coding sequence ATGGCGATGATTCATAAGGAGATCAGTGATTTTACTGTTCAGGCGTATTTAAACAATGAGTTTAAAACGGTTACGAAAGAGGATATTCTGGGAAAATGGAGCGTATTTTTCTTCTATCCGGCGGATTTCACCTTTGTGTGCCCCACGGAGCTGGAAGATTTAGCGAATAAATATGAGGAATTTAAAGAGATCGGTTGTGAGATTTATTCGGTTTCCTGCGATACACATTTTGTCCACAAAGCTTGGCATGACGCTTCGGAGCGGATTCAGAAGATTCAGTATCCGATGCTGGCGGACCCGACTCATGCATTGGCGAAGGACTTTGAAGTTTACATCGAGGAAAGCGGTGTGGCGGAGAGAGGAAGCTTCATTGTGAATCCACAGGGACAGATTGTGGCTTATGAGGTGATTGCAGGAAATGTGGGAAGAAATGCGGACGAGCTTTTGCGCCGCGTGCAGGCCAGCCAGTTTGTGGCAGAACACGGAGACGAGGTGTGCCCGGCCAAATGGCAGCCAGGCGCCGACACTCTGAAACCAAGTCTCGATCTGGTGGGGCAGCTGTAA